From Streptomyces sp. TLI_105, the proteins below share one genomic window:
- a CDS encoding RNA-binding S4 domain-containing protein, whose protein sequence is MSARVDAWIWAVRLTKTRSQAAAACRAGHVKVNGERVKPAQAVKPGDEVRIFHGGRERIVEIKELHTKRVGPPVAVEAYVDNSPPPPPREHVALAAVRDRGAGRPTKRERRELDELRGRRP, encoded by the coding sequence ATGAGCGCGCGCGTCGACGCCTGGATCTGGGCGGTCCGCCTCACCAAGACCCGCTCCCAGGCCGCGGCCGCCTGCCGCGCCGGACACGTCAAGGTCAACGGCGAGCGGGTCAAGCCCGCCCAGGCCGTGAAGCCCGGCGACGAGGTCCGGATCTTCCACGGCGGCCGGGAGCGGATCGTCGAGATCAAGGAGCTCCACACCAAGCGGGTCGGGCCGCCGGTCGCCGTCGAGGCGTACGTGGACAACAGCCCGCCCCCGCCGCCGCGCGAGCACGTCGCCCTCGCTGCCGTACGCGATCGGGGCGCGGGACGCCCCACCAAGCGCGAGCGCCGCGAACTCGACGAACTGCGCGGCCGGCGCCCCTGA
- a CDS encoding terpene synthase family protein: protein MPQPFVMPDFYVPYPARLNPHLEAARTHTRDWAREMGMLEGSGVWEEHDLASHDYALLCSYTHPDCDEEALDLVTDWYTWVFFFDDHFLEVFKRPQDRSGSKAYLDRLPLFMPADPATGMPEPTNPVEAGLADLWRRTVPSMSDGWRVRFAEATEHLLYESLWELDNINDGRVANPLEYIEMRRKVGGAPWSAGLVEYAAGAEVPAQVAYSRPLRVLRDAFSDAVHLRNDLFSYQREVEEEGENSNGVLVLERFLGCTTQEAANAVNDLLTSRVQQFENTALTEVPLLAAEKGLSPQECAAVAAYAKGLQDWQSGGHEWHMRSSRYMNEGMVGGPSHLDGIIGTSALDVRTLFGRPAAARHRAFTHAPHQHVGPSLLPAFDLPYPLTINPHHRAARRHTVDWAERMGLLDDLWDRPMAEGFDLALCSAGLDPDASLEDLELSADWLTWGTYADDYYPAVFGRAGGLAGAKEQTDRLKACMPLDEPAAGAAHAVNPLERSLADVWERTAATMAPSALAQLRVSLDVMLDSWMWEMHNVVQHRVPDPVDYVEMRRSTFGSELTMLLCRLRQDTTLPPELFRSGTVRSLENSVMDYGALVNDLFSYQKEIEVEGEVHNGVLVLQKFFDCDYPTAVSMVDDLMRGRLRQYENLKQREVPLLYEEFGLDAAGREAFQAYLRELEDWLAGVLNWHRKVRRYGAEDVRAGSGSALLRRGPTGLGTSAARISELLGTGSR from the coding sequence ATGCCTCAGCCCTTCGTTATGCCGGATTTCTATGTTCCGTATCCGGCACGGCTCAATCCCCACCTGGAGGCCGCCCGCACGCACACGCGTGACTGGGCGCGGGAGATGGGGATGCTGGAGGGCTCGGGGGTCTGGGAGGAGCACGACCTCGCCTCCCACGACTACGCGCTGCTCTGCTCGTACACCCACCCCGACTGCGACGAGGAGGCGCTGGACCTCGTCACCGACTGGTACACCTGGGTCTTCTTCTTCGACGACCACTTCCTGGAGGTCTTCAAGCGCCCCCAGGACCGGTCCGGCAGCAAGGCGTACCTCGACCGGCTCCCGCTGTTCATGCCGGCGGACCCGGCGACCGGCATGCCCGAGCCGACCAACCCCGTCGAGGCGGGTCTCGCCGACCTCTGGCGGCGGACGGTCCCGTCGATGTCCGACGGCTGGCGGGTGCGGTTCGCGGAGGCGACGGAGCACCTGCTGTACGAGTCCCTGTGGGAGCTCGACAACATCAACGACGGCCGGGTCGCCAACCCCCTGGAGTACATCGAGATGCGCCGCAAGGTGGGCGGCGCGCCCTGGTCGGCCGGTCTCGTGGAGTACGCGGCGGGGGCCGAGGTCCCCGCCCAGGTGGCGTACTCCCGGCCGCTGCGGGTGCTCAGGGACGCCTTCTCGGACGCCGTGCACCTGCGCAACGACCTCTTCTCGTACCAGCGCGAGGTGGAGGAGGAGGGCGAGAACAGCAACGGCGTCCTCGTCCTGGAGCGGTTCCTCGGCTGCACGACCCAGGAGGCGGCGAACGCCGTCAACGACCTGCTGACCTCGCGGGTCCAGCAGTTCGAGAACACCGCGCTCACCGAAGTGCCGCTGCTCGCCGCCGAGAAGGGGCTGAGCCCGCAGGAGTGCGCGGCGGTCGCGGCGTACGCGAAGGGGCTCCAGGACTGGCAGTCCGGCGGTCACGAGTGGCACATGCGCTCCAGCCGCTACATGAACGAGGGCATGGTCGGCGGACCCTCGCACCTGGACGGGATCATCGGCACCTCCGCGCTCGACGTCCGGACCCTGTTCGGACGGCCGGCGGCGGCCCGGCACCGGGCGTTCACCCATGCGCCGCACCAGCACGTGGGGCCCTCGCTGCTGCCCGCGTTCGACCTGCCGTACCCGCTGACGATCAACCCCCACCACCGGGCGGCACGGCGGCACACGGTGGACTGGGCGGAGCGGATGGGGCTCCTGGACGACCTGTGGGACCGGCCGATGGCGGAGGGCTTCGACCTCGCGCTGTGCTCGGCGGGGCTCGATCCGGACGCGTCCCTGGAAGACCTGGAGCTCAGCGCCGACTGGCTGACCTGGGGAACCTACGCGGACGACTACTACCCGGCCGTCTTCGGACGGGCGGGCGGTCTGGCCGGCGCGAAGGAGCAGACCGACCGGCTCAAGGCCTGCATGCCGCTCGACGAGCCCGCGGCCGGCGCGGCGCACGCGGTGAACCCCCTGGAGCGTTCGCTCGCCGACGTCTGGGAGCGGACCGCCGCCACGATGGCGCCCTCGGCGCTGGCGCAGCTGCGGGTCTCGCTCGACGTGATGCTCGACAGCTGGATGTGGGAGATGCACAACGTGGTGCAGCACCGGGTGCCCGACCCGGTCGACTACGTCGAGATGCGCCGCAGCACCTTCGGCTCCGAGCTGACCATGCTGCTGTGCCGGCTGCGGCAGGACACGACGCTGCCGCCGGAGCTGTTCCGGTCGGGGACGGTGCGCAGCCTGGAGAACTCGGTCATGGACTACGGGGCGCTCGTCAACGACCTCTTCTCGTACCAGAAGGAGATCGAGGTCGAGGGCGAGGTGCACAACGGCGTTCTGGTGCTCCAGAAGTTCTTCGACTGCGACTACCCGACCGCGGTGTCGATGGTCGACGACCTGATGCGGGGGCGGCTGCGCCAGTACGAGAACCTGAAGCAGCGTGAGGTCCCCCTGCTGTACGAGGAGTTCGGGCTCGACGCGGCGGGGCGGGAGGCCTTCCAGGCGTATCTGCGGGAGCTGGAGGACTGGCTCGCGGGCGTCCTCAACTGGCACCGGAAGGTGCGGCGTTACGGCGCGGAGGACGTGCGGGCGGGCAGCGGCAGCGCTCTGCTGCGGCGCGGGCCGACGGGTCTCGGCACCTCGGCGGCGCGGATCTCGGAGCTGCTCGGCACGGGCTCCCGCTGA
- a CDS encoding N-acetylmuramoyl-L-alanine amidase: protein MPGAVGALASAALLLPLLSAAPPAGADVPEAGVLQGQFARAAERQGVPESVLLAVSYLQSRWDTHGGAPSVTGGYGPMHLTDAATALARTAPHHSEEGEDARGDSSRPARTGGDVPVPAPEALPEWLRTLERASALSGIPAEELRTVPAANIEGGAALLAAAQREAGLPASADPADWYGAVARYSGADDSATAAAYANDVFDVIRTGETRTTDSGQVVTLSADPAVTPATGQVSALGLRRPAAGPVECPASVACEWVPAPYEEFGDGDYGNHDKANRPASQSIDYIVIHDTEADWKTTLKLVQDPTYVSWQYSLRSSDGHIAQHVPLKDVAWHAGNWFVNAKSVGLEHEGFLTSPDSWYTEAMYRSSARLVRYIAARYDIPLDRQHVLGHDNVPGTTASTIKNMHTDPGPYWDWAHYFRLLGRPITPSAGPHAGVVTIRPDYESHRPVYTGCVTAGQACVPHGSGAVRLHTAPSADAPLVKDIGLRPGGQASTTGVNDTGARASTGQSFAVAERRGDWTAVWYLGQKAWFLNPVEEPTAVNARGQVLTPREGLAEVPVYGRAYPEAPAYPAGVPVQSVSPLPYRLLAGQRYVVGGSTPGEYYFAPVFDPSGHTVVRGQEEYYQIQFGHRVAFVKAADVRVSQG, encoded by the coding sequence GTGCCGGGGGCGGTGGGCGCCCTGGCGTCCGCCGCCCTGCTGCTTCCCCTGCTGTCCGCCGCCCCGCCCGCCGGCGCCGACGTGCCCGAGGCGGGTGTCCTGCAGGGGCAGTTCGCGCGGGCGGCCGAGCGTCAGGGCGTGCCCGAGAGCGTGCTGCTCGCCGTCTCGTACCTGCAGTCGCGGTGGGACACCCACGGCGGTGCGCCCAGTGTGACCGGCGGCTACGGGCCGATGCACCTGACGGACGCGGCGACGGCCCTGGCCCGGACCGCCCCGCACCACTCGGAGGAGGGGGAGGACGCCCGGGGCGACTCCTCCCGCCCGGCCCGCACGGGCGGCGACGTCCCGGTGCCCGCGCCCGAGGCGCTGCCCGAGTGGCTGCGGACCCTGGAGCGGGCGTCGGCGCTGTCCGGGATCCCGGCGGAGGAGCTGCGCACGGTGCCGGCCGCGAACATCGAGGGCGGGGCGGCGCTGCTCGCGGCGGCGCAGCGCGAGGCCGGTCTTCCGGCGAGCGCGGACCCGGCCGACTGGTACGGGGCGGTGGCGCGGTACTCCGGTGCGGACGACTCGGCGACGGCGGCGGCGTACGCGAACGACGTGTTCGACGTGATCCGGACCGGGGAGACGCGGACGACGGACAGCGGGCAGGTGGTGACGCTGTCGGCCGACCCGGCGGTGACGCCCGCCACCGGTCAGGTGTCGGCCCTGGGTCTGCGGCGGCCGGCCGCCGGGCCCGTGGAGTGCCCGGCCTCGGTGGCCTGCGAGTGGGTCCCCGCGCCGTACGAGGAGTTCGGCGACGGCGACTACGGCAACCACGACAAGGCGAACCGGCCGGCCTCCCAGTCGATCGACTACATCGTGATCCACGACACCGAGGCGGACTGGAAGACCACCCTGAAGCTGGTGCAGGACCCGACGTACGTGTCCTGGCAGTACTCGCTGCGCTCCTCCGACGGGCACATCGCCCAGCACGTGCCGCTGAAGGACGTGGCCTGGCACGCGGGGAACTGGTTCGTGAACGCCAAGTCGGTGGGTCTGGAGCACGAGGGCTTCCTGACCTCGCCGGACTCCTGGTACACGGAGGCGATGTACCGGTCGTCGGCGCGCCTGGTGCGGTACATCGCCGCGCGGTACGACATCCCGCTGGACCGGCAGCACGTCCTGGGTCACGACAACGTGCCGGGCACGACGGCGTCCACGATCAAGAACATGCACACGGACCCGGGGCCGTACTGGGACTGGGCGCACTACTTCCGGCTGCTCGGCCGTCCGATCACCCCGAGCGCCGGTCCGCACGCGGGCGTGGTGACGATCCGGCCCGACTACGAGTCCCACCGGCCGGTCTACACGGGCTGTGTGACGGCGGGACAGGCGTGTGTGCCGCACGGCAGCGGGGCGGTGCGCCTGCACACCGCGCCGAGCGCCGACGCGCCCCTGGTGAAGGACATCGGTCTGCGACCGGGCGGGCAGGCCTCCACCACGGGCGTCAACGACACCGGGGCGCGGGCCTCGACCGGGCAGAGCTTCGCGGTGGCGGAGCGGCGGGGGGACTGGACGGCGGTCTGGTACCTCGGGCAGAAGGCGTGGTTCCTCAACCCGGTGGAGGAGCCGACGGCGGTGAACGCGCGCGGTCAGGTCCTGACGCCCCGGGAGGGTCTGGCGGAGGTGCCGGTGTACGGGCGGGCGTATCCGGAGGCCCCGGCCTATCCGGCGGGCGTGCCGGTGCAGTCGGTGTCGCCGCTGCCGTACCGGTTGCTCGCGGGTCAGCGGTACGTGGTGGGGGGCAGCACCCCGGGCGAGTACTACTTCGCGCCGGTGTTCGATCCGAGCGGGCACACCGTGGTCCGGGGTCAGGAGGAGTACTACCAGATCCAGTTCGGCCACCGGGTGGCCTTTGTGAAGGCCGCTGACGTGCGGGTTTCCCAGGGCTGA
- a CDS encoding aminoglycoside phosphotransferase family protein, translating into MYTASSSVSAPPRPQHRIVPAGAGPYLAPAPQAVRPRRWATGTGAQPVSGRIDLSGPQGAQLKMAIASVHRICPEFNPVQVLRRSGRSVLIVGTTGRTTVVAKCLLDHSPAWVERFRHEIASYRSFVRHRPPVRAPRLIAADPENCTLVIERMPGRAAALSRHPVEAPPRADVRAALGAIARLNAWRPPAGTFDAPLEYGARIARYHELGLFTDRDRDDLQKLLHGLAHAGGRQGMGQFCHGDALLSNILLSPAGPVLVDWEHAGWYLPGYDLATLWAVLGDAPLARRQISQLAQQAGPASRDAFLVNLMIVLTREIRTYETAVQRTMKEAPPAGSVPVPSGALAPGEEQRLLLRRLHDDCAMARRAVRAAVGTR; encoded by the coding sequence ATGTACACAGCATCGTCCTCCGTGTCCGCCCCGCCCCGGCCGCAGCACCGCATCGTCCCGGCAGGCGCCGGACCGTACCTGGCCCCCGCGCCCCAGGCCGTCAGGCCGAGGCGCTGGGCGACCGGCACCGGTGCCCAGCCGGTCAGCGGGAGAATCGACCTGTCCGGCCCCCAGGGGGCGCAGCTGAAGATGGCGATCGCGTCCGTCCACCGGATCTGTCCGGAGTTCAACCCGGTGCAGGTGCTGCGGCGCAGCGGCCGTTCCGTACTGATCGTCGGGACGACCGGGCGGACGACGGTGGTCGCGAAGTGTTTACTGGACCACTCCCCCGCCTGGGTCGAGCGGTTCCGGCACGAGATAGCGTCCTACCGCTCCTTCGTCCGTCACCGTCCTCCGGTGCGGGCGCCGCGGCTGATCGCCGCGGATCCGGAGAACTGCACGCTGGTGATCGAGCGGATGCCCGGGCGCGCGGCGGCGCTCTCGCGCCACCCCGTCGAGGCCCCGCCGCGGGCCGACGTGCGGGCCGCGCTCGGTGCGATCGCCCGGCTCAACGCCTGGCGGCCGCCGGCCGGGACCTTCGACGCGCCGCTGGAATACGGCGCCCGGATCGCCCGCTACCACGAGCTCGGGCTCTTCACGGACCGGGACCGGGACGACCTGCAGAAGCTGCTGCACGGTCTGGCGCACGCGGGCGGCCGTCAGGGCATGGGCCAGTTCTGTCACGGTGACGCCCTGCTGTCCAACATCCTGCTCTCCCCCGCCGGGCCGGTGCTCGTCGACTGGGAGCACGCGGGCTGGTACCTGCCCGGCTACGACCTGGCGACCCTGTGGGCGGTGCTCGGTGACGCGCCGCTGGCCCGGCGCCAGATCAGCCAGCTCGCCCAGCAGGCGGGCCCGGCCTCCCGGGACGCCTTCCTGGTGAACCTGATGATCGTGCTGACGCGGGAGATCCGTACCTACGAGACGGCGGTGCAGCGCACCATGAAGGAGGCCCCGCCGGCCGGTTCGGTGCCGGTGCCCTCGGGGGCGCTCGCGCCCGGCGAGGAACAGCGGCTGCTGCTGAGGCGGCTGCACGACGACTGCGCCATGGCACGGCGGGCCGTGCGCGCGGCGGTCGGGACGCGCTGA
- a CDS encoding PP2C family protein-serine/threonine phosphatase, whose translation MPSHLFADRPAQPPEPGAVDALISQTRRLRGEVDAVRRDAVADEDDPQQRWQRALCDLAVHQLDDLGAHLGQLRAGVPASAVPEDETGDVDAVVDTALATAPGTAYGVAAPPRTGSLLSRVGSAEWNLLTDEVSWSEELFQIFGRPPESGPMSLDEMPTMVFAEDQPVLQGMVTDCLIDGKPIDGEFRIVRTDGRVRTVHMTGEPVLDTDGCTASMWAVLRDVSELRRSERAVRESRDSLERSRHIEITERRVAVELQEAVLPPWRGSLRFAHDGPAPLDVAAHYLPAASTRLIGGDWYDALALPDGDALLTVGDLTGHGVAATSSMAMLLGALRGMAVAGIRPAALMGHLNQLLETSVQPALGSAMCCRYDPVAQTLAWAQAGHPAPLLFRGGTGHALRRPEGMLLGATTGAVYGEAETRLLPGDLLVLHTDGLTRGGHPDDDTGTRRLLALGPRLAEARDAQDGVRAVVEEFGEEPREDDACVMVVRVARRS comes from the coding sequence ATGCCGTCCCATCTGTTCGCGGACCGCCCCGCCCAGCCGCCGGAGCCGGGCGCGGTGGACGCGCTGATCTCACAGACCCGCCGCCTGCGCGGCGAGGTGGATGCCGTCCGCCGGGACGCCGTGGCGGACGAGGACGATCCCCAGCAGCGGTGGCAGCGGGCCCTGTGCGACCTGGCGGTGCACCAACTCGACGACCTGGGCGCCCACTTGGGCCAGCTCCGGGCCGGAGTCCCGGCGAGCGCGGTGCCGGAGGACGAGACCGGGGACGTCGACGCCGTCGTCGACACCGCGCTCGCGACCGCCCCCGGCACGGCGTACGGCGTGGCCGCCCCGCCCCGGACCGGCTCGCTGCTCTCCCGGGTCGGCAGCGCCGAGTGGAACCTGCTCACCGACGAGGTCAGCTGGTCCGAGGAGCTGTTCCAGATCTTCGGACGACCCCCCGAGAGCGGCCCGATGTCGCTCGACGAGATGCCCACGATGGTCTTCGCCGAGGACCAGCCCGTCCTGCAGGGCATGGTGACGGACTGTCTGATCGACGGGAAGCCGATCGACGGCGAGTTCCGGATCGTACGGACCGACGGCCGGGTGCGCACGGTGCACATGACCGGCGAACCCGTGCTCGACACCGACGGCTGCACCGCCTCCATGTGGGCCGTCCTGCGCGACGTCAGCGAGCTGCGGCGCAGCGAGCGGGCGGTCCGCGAGAGCCGGGACAGCCTGGAGCGCAGCCGCCACATCGAGATCACCGAGCGGCGGGTCGCCGTCGAACTGCAGGAGGCGGTCCTCCCGCCGTGGCGCGGCTCGCTCCGCTTCGCCCACGACGGCCCCGCCCCCCTCGACGTGGCCGCGCACTACCTGCCCGCCGCCAGCACCCGTCTGATCGGCGGCGACTGGTACGACGCGCTCGCCCTGCCCGACGGGGACGCGCTGCTGACCGTCGGCGACCTGACGGGCCACGGGGTCGCCGCGACCTCCTCCATGGCCATGCTCCTCGGCGCGCTGCGCGGCATGGCCGTCGCCGGCATCCGGCCCGCCGCGCTGATGGGCCACCTCAACCAGCTCCTGGAGACCTCCGTACAGCCCGCGCTCGGCAGCGCGATGTGCTGCCGCTACGACCCGGTGGCCCAGACCCTGGCCTGGGCGCAGGCCGGCCACCCCGCCCCGCTGCTCTTCCGCGGCGGGACGGGACACGCGCTCCGACGGCCCGAGGGCATGCTGCTCGGGGCGACGACCGGCGCCGTGTACGGCGAGGCCGAGACCCGGCTGCTCCCGGGCGACCTGCTGGTCCTGCACACCGACGGGCTGACCCGCGGCGGTCACCCGGACGACGACACGGGCACGCGACGGCTGCTCGCCCTCGGCCCCCGGCTCGCGGAGGCACGGGACGCGCAGGACGGCGTGCGCGCCGTGGTGGAGGAGTTCGGCGAGGAGCCGCGCGAGGACGACGCCTGCGTGATGGTGGTCCGGGTCGCCCGCCGGAGCTGA
- a CDS encoding pyridoxal-phosphate dependent enzyme has product MTSLATAQRSLADPSVRHPLWPPLTRGCPVTSTEDVAYPLDIDYAYDRVPADLFTRPAAHGLERWAPLLPPLAAPGLGEGGTPLVELPDGVWIKDESRNPTWSHKDRLNRVAVSAAVASGARGVVVSSSGNHGAAAAAYAARAGLPCAVFTSPSAPPAVASHLRAYGATVLTVPYESVRPLMRRIVDELGFQSVSSVTDTAHTGHPFGPEGYKTLAYELALDLGRAPAEVYLPTGYGELLFGVAKGFQELARLGVTDSVPRLYAAEPAAAGALTEALRTGRPVARVPVGPTAAYAIDCEVNSYRGVLAVRTTGGAARTVTDGQMAAARAELAAQGIWCETSSAAGLAALRAHGARETDGPVVCVVTSSGYKDIATAKESFTPTAPDWEPIKEALTAAVDGEPR; this is encoded by the coding sequence GTGACCTCGCTCGCCACCGCCCAGCGCTCGCTCGCCGACCCGTCCGTACGCCACCCGCTGTGGCCGCCGCTCACCCGTGGCTGCCCCGTCACCTCGACCGAGGACGTCGCGTACCCCCTCGACATCGACTACGCCTACGACCGGGTCCCCGCCGACCTGTTCACGCGCCCGGCCGCCCACGGCCTCGAACGGTGGGCCCCCCTGCTGCCGCCCCTCGCCGCCCCCGGTCTCGGCGAGGGCGGCACGCCCCTGGTCGAGCTCCCCGACGGCGTCTGGATCAAGGACGAGTCCCGCAACCCCACCTGGAGCCACAAGGACCGGCTCAACCGGGTCGCCGTCAGCGCCGCCGTCGCCTCGGGGGCACGGGGCGTCGTCGTCTCCTCGTCCGGCAACCACGGCGCGGCGGCCGCGGCCTACGCGGCCCGGGCCGGACTCCCGTGCGCCGTCTTCACCTCCCCGTCCGCCCCGCCCGCCGTCGCCTCCCACCTCCGCGCCTACGGGGCGACCGTGCTGACCGTCCCGTACGAGTCGGTACGCCCCCTGATGCGCCGCATCGTCGACGAGCTCGGCTTCCAGAGCGTCAGCAGCGTCACGGACACCGCGCACACCGGGCACCCCTTCGGGCCCGAGGGCTACAAGACCCTCGCGTACGAGCTCGCGCTCGACCTCGGGCGCGCACCGGCGGAGGTGTACCTCCCCACGGGCTACGGCGAGTTGCTCTTCGGCGTGGCCAAGGGCTTCCAGGAGCTCGCGCGGCTCGGCGTCACCGACTCCGTCCCCCGCCTGTACGCGGCCGAGCCCGCCGCGGCCGGAGCCCTCACCGAGGCCCTGCGCACCGGCCGGCCCGTCGCCCGCGTCCCCGTCGGACCGACGGCCGCGTACGCCATCGACTGCGAGGTCAACAGCTACCGGGGCGTCCTCGCCGTACGGACGACCGGGGGAGCGGCCCGGACGGTGACCGACGGTCAGATGGCGGCCGCGCGAGCGGAGCTGGCGGCGCAGGGCATCTGGTGCGAGACGTCCTCCGCCGCCGGGCTCGCCGCGCTCCGCGCCCACGGGGCACGCGAGACCGACGGTCCGGTGGTGTGCGTGGTCACCTCCAGCGGCTACAAGGACATCGCGACGGCGAAGGAGTCCTTCACGCCGACGGCCCCGGACTGGGAGCCGATCAAGGAAGCCCTGACGGCCGCCGTGGACGGCGAGCCGCGCTGA
- a CDS encoding GNAT family N-acetyltransferase, producing the protein MSTVPPPASPPVSSSAPGERPPLVTERLVLRPVRSADVPAVTRLWTDPRVRHHLGGPVIDSVVRIRQRRIVGAPGFHAVVRVEDGVLLGLVTVEDGARNGETEVSYQFLPEHWGQGYAREAVGAVVTRVLEGTPSVVALTQEANAPSRRLLEALGFAHAESFVEWDARQVLYRRRA; encoded by the coding sequence ATGTCCACCGTCCCGCCCCCGGCGTCCCCCCCGGTCTCCTCTTCCGCCCCGGGGGAGCGGCCGCCGCTCGTCACCGAGCGGCTGGTCCTGCGGCCGGTCCGGAGCGCCGACGTGCCGGCCGTGACGCGGCTGTGGACCGACCCCCGGGTGCGCCACCACCTCGGCGGTCCCGTCATCGACTCCGTCGTCCGGATCCGGCAGCGGCGGATCGTCGGGGCGCCCGGTTTCCACGCGGTGGTCCGGGTCGAGGACGGCGTCCTGCTCGGCCTCGTCACGGTGGAGGACGGAGCACGGAACGGGGAGACGGAGGTCTCGTACCAGTTCCTGCCCGAGCACTGGGGACAGGGGTACGCGCGCGAGGCCGTCGGCGCGGTCGTCACCCGGGTCCTGGAGGGCACGCCGAGCGTGGTCGCGCTCACGCAGGAGGCGAACGCCCCCTCGCGGCGGCTCCTGGAGGCCCTCGGCTTCGCGCACGCGGAATCCTTCGTGGAGTGGGACGCCCGCCAGGTGCTCTACCGGCGGCGCGCCTGA
- a CDS encoding carbohydrate kinase, producing MSFLVIGECVADIVRAPAGSGAADRVHPGGSPANVAYGLARLGRDVGLLTQLADDPAGRLIADHLRGAGVRVEIGGVPVRTPSAVVGLDAHGRATYAFDIAWTLETGAPPAETPAHVHIGSIAAVTAPGAATVLAEVERLRDRATVSYDPNVRPALMGEHAVAVARVERCVGLSDLVKASDEDLAWLYPGEDPRTVAARWLALGPAVVLVTRGAAGSLAFTERETVGTEAPPVTVVDTVGAGDSFMSAVLDTLAGWEREALAGLGAEYLTRLLRRATAAAAVTVSRAGAQPPDRAELDAAGERFTLRCGRAS from the coding sequence ATGTCCTTCCTGGTGATCGGCGAGTGCGTCGCCGACATCGTCCGCGCCCCCGCCGGCTCCGGCGCCGCCGACCGGGTCCATCCGGGCGGCAGCCCCGCCAACGTCGCCTACGGCCTCGCCCGGCTCGGCCGGGACGTCGGCCTGCTCACCCAGCTCGCCGACGACCCCGCCGGGCGGCTGATCGCGGACCACCTGAGGGGTGCGGGGGTACGGGTGGAGATCGGCGGCGTTCCCGTACGCACCCCGTCGGCGGTCGTCGGGCTCGACGCGCACGGCCGGGCCACGTACGCCTTCGACATCGCCTGGACGCTGGAGACCGGCGCGCCGCCGGCCGAGACGCCCGCCCATGTGCACATCGGCTCGATCGCCGCCGTCACCGCTCCCGGCGCGGCCACCGTCCTCGCCGAGGTCGAGCGGCTCCGCGACCGGGCCACGGTCAGCTACGACCCGAACGTGCGGCCTGCGCTGATGGGGGAGCACGCCGTCGCCGTCGCCCGCGTCGAGCGCTGCGTCGGGCTCAGCGACCTGGTGAAGGCGAGCGACGAGGACCTGGCCTGGCTGTATCCCGGCGAGGACCCGCGGACGGTCGCCGCCCGCTGGCTGGCCCTCGGCCCGGCCGTCGTCCTGGTCACCCGGGGCGCGGCGGGATCGCTCGCCTTCACCGAGCGGGAGACGGTCGGGACGGAAGCGCCGCCGGTCACGGTCGTCGACACGGTCGGCGCCGGCGACTCGTTCATGTCGGCCGTCCTCGACACCCTCGCGGGGTGGGAGCGGGAGGCCCTCGCCGGGCTCGGCGCCGAGTACCTCACGAGGCTGCTGCGGAGGGCGACCGCCGCGGCGGCCGTCACCGTCTCCCGGGCCGGCGCCCAGCCGCCCGACCGGGCCGAACTGGACGCGGCCGGGGAGCGGTTCACCCTCAGGTGCGGGCGTGCGTCGTGA